AGATTTAAGCATATAGTTAAATTGGAAAAACTTAATGATGTTGACAAAGAATTGATAAGTTGGCTAAAATCTGCCTACGAATTAAAAAGTTGAAAATATGAATAATATTATCAAAGGTTTGATTGCTGGGACAATTTTTGGAATTACCTCAATAATACCAATGTTCTTTATGGAATTTGAAGATAAGCAAAAAGCAATTATTGCTTCATTTGTAAATAGGTTTTCTATTGGGTTTATTATTTTCAACATTGACTTGCCAATACAGGGTTGGTTGAAGGGATTAATAATTGGCGGAGTAATGAGTTTTCCAGATGCTTTGATAACGAAGGCATTTAAACCAATAATGGCATTGGGGTTAATTGGTGGGCTGATTTGCGGATTATTAACCTAAAAAAGTAAAAAAAACGCTACCTAACACTGTGTATATGTCATAGCCACCTATCGGCAGGCTACGCCACATACACGCGACCGTTAAATAAACAACTCCTTATAAATCTCCATTGTGGACTTGTTGTAGCTCCAATTCTTCCACGCATACTTTAAAGCTTCTCGTCCAATGTCGGTGCGTAATTGAGCATCAGTAATCAATTTCTGTAATTGCTCTTTCCACTCATTTTCATCTTTGGCAAGCATACCATTTTCACCATGTTTGATGATTTCAGAGTATGGGAATACAGAAGAACTTATCATAGGAATTGCAAAGGCAGCAGCCTCCAAATACTTTATAAAGGATTTTCCTTCTGTATTAAATGGATGGTCGTTCATGGGGTGAAGCATTACATCCAAAGCGAGCTTATTCAGCTTAGTTGGATATTCCAAAAAGGACACCGGCTTCACGAATTTGAGAGGTAAATCACCAAGGCTGTATTCGTTTTTGAGTTTTCCATTCCAACCAAAAATGAAGAGTTCCGCATTTTGGTCTTTCAATACTTCCTGTAAAATAGGTAAAATACTTTTAACATCTTCGGATTGAGACGGGTTGGTGATAATTCCTATTCGTACAGTTCTGCCATTGTTCTTATTGATTTGAGGTACTTCGGCATAGGCTTGATTAGAAAGTAAGTTGGGTACAAAAGCAAACATCGGATCTGCATCAGGAAAAGCGAATTCCAACTTATCTTCAATGGCTTCCAATATTCCATTGGTTGGAGCTGTTATCGCATCCATTTTGGAAAGGTTCTCCAATAGCTTATCCAGTTGCTCTTTTGGGTACTTTTTTATTCCGGGATGATAGTCAGGAAAATTGAAATAATGACAATCAATATCCATTACAAACTGAATACGGTCGTTAATAGAAACTATCCCTTCAATGATAGGTTGAATATTCGTGAAAAAGGCAGGAAAAACGATATAATCTGCCCAACGGATCAATCGTTCATCAACTGGCGTATCATATTCATCATGCTTCTTGTTGAAGTTCCATTTGTGAATTTGATTCACAATAGCTTTATGCGACTTGGTTTTGTTGAGCTCCAAAGCAGGTGCAATCATTCGGTAATAACCCGAAGCATTCATGCAAGGAGCCACATACAACACATGCACTTTTTCAGCTTCATCTTGTAGCTCAGGATATTTTTCCTCGAAGGAAAGGGAGCTGTTTAATCGCTCCAATAGTTCTTTTACATTTCTCATGCGTTTACGTCTTTTTTAACCGGGGTTCCCTCGAAATACTTTTCAATCTCGTTACCGGTTTGTTTGTCATAAATGATGGCTGCATCGGCTTTTGTACCGTATTCCGTTACTTTCTTTCTAAGTCTTGCTAGACCTAAATGTCGGTCCAGGAACTTGGAATACTTATGCTTCCAGTCTAGTGACCATAGTGTTCTCACATTGCCATCTTTGAAATAGATGAGCAGTTTTGAAAGGGAGTCCCTTTTCAATTTCCATCCTCCTTGGGGTGCTGTCATGGTTTGAATTGTTTTATTAAAGTTTTTAATGGAATAAGGCTATGGTACTTTTCACCATAGCACAGAAAAACCTTTACAAGGTTGTCTTGAAGCTGAATTTTAGCATTGACCTTTTCAACTGGGATGGCATGTGCAATGGCGAGGTGCTGTAAATAGTCACTCACACGCTTCTCAACGATGGGCTGCAAACCCAATGCAGCAGCCATACCTTCACCTGCAAAAAAGTCGATTAATTCAGGGGTGGGAATGGCATATAATAATGCCTTGTCTGTTATCAATCGGGCTTTGCACTGTTTGTTCTGCAAACCAATTTCAACGATCATATCTTCCTTTGACAGTCTATAATTCTTGGATTGTACTTGAAAGTAGCCATGTACATTGCTGATTACCTTCTTTTCATAGCCGAAAACATCTATGGTTACATTCTCCATATAGTTTTTAAGGCTCTCTTTGATTCCTTTTTTCTTTCCTAGCATGTCTATCTGATTTGATGAATAACTTCCGGTTTGAGTACCGCAGCATGAAATAGGTGTAATAGGGATTGGTCTCCCAGTTTTCCGATTCGTGTTTCACATTCTCGATACACCTGAAGCGAAGACTTTCGATTGGAATCCGTCTTTTTCTCGTTGTTCAGGTATTTTTTGATTTGAGCATGGAGAATGAGCTTCTTGCGGACTTCTTCTTTGCGTTCCAAGTGTTTTTGGAGCCACTTTTTGGTTCCGGTGAATCCGGAAGGGTTGTTGGTATCAAAATAGCGATATGGTAATTGCACAAAACGCTTTTCAGGATCCTTGGCAACAAAATCTCGAACGAGGTAAACCCGTTCACAATAATTCTGATGCACATTGGATAAAAACTTGTCGGAAACAGGCTCATACCACTTGACAAGCATCTCTTTGGCTTGGTTTTCCTGAAATTCGGTTAGAAAAACATCCCTGTACAAAAGGTTTTTCGCCAGTTTCCACAAGCTTTCTGCATAAAAATTAAGGGAAGTGCTGCGAGCCGAACCGTCCTGTTGTTTCCAGTTTTGTTCATTATTGGCTCGCTTTCGCACTTTTCCCCCGGTATCTTTAGAAATTTTCGCAACTTTTTCCCCGGTGTTTCCAGTTAAAATGTTTCCAGTAGGGTAACCTGCTTTACTTAAAATTTCCGTGAGCGATAGCGAACTCCGATTTCTTTGGTTGCCAGTTCTTCTCTGATCAGGAGATGAACCGATGGAGTTATCTACACCTATTAATAAATTATTTTTATTGTAACTATTGTTTCTAGTGTATGTATGAGGACAATTTGTCGTACCCTCATTTTTAATTGATTGATTTTCAAGGTCTTTTTGTTTTGCTTCCTGCAACTCCTTTTCGGCTTCCAAAAGGTCTTTTCGACACCTTGCTAACAGTATTTTAGGGTTTATCAACAACTCATATCCGCTATTACTACCACAAAATTCCTTATTGGTGATAATGCCTGCCTCTTGCAATTTGATAATGTGTCTTTGAATGGTTCTTGGGCTAACCTTTACCAAACTGGCTAGTTGAGAATTGTTTGTTTTCAAAGCCGGCAATGTCTCTGCGGTGAACTCCATAATACCATTTGCCTTAATTAAGAAAGCTCCATAAACACGAATGATTTCCTTTGCAGTAAAAAGTACTCCTGCCTTTATTTTATCAGTTAACGCCTCATTTCTATCGTTGTGGTATTCCACAAACTGATCTAAGGCTTTATAAGAGATTGAATAATTGATGACCAACATGATGATATATTTTAAATGACTTGAGCAATCGCTCGATATATTCCAAAGGGTTTTAAGTCCAGGTTTGTGGCTTGTCTAACCAACCTGAATCGTTTCACCCAAATAATTTCTTGATAGGATGTTGTAATGTCTGCTGCATCGAATTGTGCAACATAGATGCTGTGACCTTGCTTATAAAAGGGTAAGGGGTTTTTGCAAAGCATGCAGCCTACTTCTGATTGGAAACTGTGCCAATCGCCATCCTTCACGCCTTTGGGAAGACTGAATTGCAAGCCATCTTCTTCTAGTGAACGCCCTTCACTGGTCAAAACCTTGAAAAATATATTAGCAGGTCTGACCATTGTAAGAGTTTGTTTCTTGTATCTGTTCTATCAATGCCTTTATCTCTAATAGTAATGATTGATATTTACCATTTTGTATAACTTTCATAAGCAAATTAGTATTCCTTATTTAACACTTCTTCCGCATGACGTTTCAATTCAGCACGTTTTTCTTTCATTTCCTGAATGATTAACCAACCTTCTTTCCAAATTTTTTCAGCCAAATGAAGACGTATTTCTTCACCTTCCAAAAACTTATAAATTGTTGGACGTGAGATACCTGTACGACTTTTGATCAACTGAATCCCTTTGACAGGAAGCTCATTTTTAAACTCTTTTATTTCTTCTCGTGTAAACATGTTGTAAATATTTTGTAAATTTGTTTACCTTAAACAAAAATTATTACATATATTTGCGACAAAGATATACTAAAATAGTAAACTAATGCAAATAAATTTATTAAAATGGTAAACTATGGTTGATAAAGAAATCTCAAGAGAAATGCTGAACGAGCGTTATGTATCTGCAATAGAACACCTTATGCGAGCACATACGCTTAAAAATCAGCGTGAATTTTCTGCTAAGATGAAAGAGAACCCTACGGTTTTCTCTCAGATTAAGTCAGGAAACAGGAATGCTTCTCTCACTCAATTGACTAAAATTGTAAACGATTTTGACCTGAATGCAAACTATTTTCTGAAGTTTGAGAACAAGCAGGAGCCAATTGAATATTCAGAACTGAATATTAATCCTACGATTACTGGAGATAATCAGGATGTAATGGTTGGTAAGATCGTCTCCAAAAATGATGGGGTTGTTCACGGAGATTTCTACAATGTAGAAAAACTGATTAATCAGGCTCCGCCCGAACTGAGAGAGCATATACGACAACTCCAGAAAAAGTATGAACTGCTCGAAAAAGAAAATAGCAGATTCAAGGACGAAGTCAGTGAATTAAAAAAAATAATCACAAATATGACCTCGCAGCTCAATGATGCACATGCTCAAATCAAAGAAAAGGACGAGCGTTTGTATCAGGCACAATGCGAACTGATTGAAGTGTACAAGAAGAAAAAGTAGCTTTATGAAGAGCAATAACAGTATAACAGCCAACCAAGCTCCTCTGGAGCAATTGCTTTTTTGTTTACGAAACAAAGAAGTGGACTGTGTTTTATTGTCTTCTGATCAAAATGTAAGCCTTTCATTTATCAATGGTATTAATAAAGCAATCCAGTATCAGGCAAGCGAATTTCAATTAAGCGAAGCTTCCGTTCAGGAATTATCATCATCGCTTAACGAACAGACTAACAAAAATGGTATATGGCTTAGTTATTTAGAACGTCAAGTATTAGATATACTGGTTAGCGAAAAGACTGTTCTACTTGTTTTTAACAAGAATGGGAAATTGTTAAATGAATTAAAGGGAGTGGGATGTTTTGTTATCCATCTTGCTGAATTAATAAAGGAAGCTTTTCCGGGAATATACCATTTGGCAAAGGAATTGAATCTGATAGCATTAGAGCAAAAAGAATCAAAAGCACTTGATTTTATTCAGAACAAAAACTACCATAGCGTTAAAATAATCAAACGCAAAGGTCAGCTCGACAGAGTGGAGTGCGAAGAAAAAATGCCCATTAACAAAAGGGTGATTGATATTATGAGAGATGCAGCCTTTCAAAGTATTTCCATTAACCAGGAAGACGGCAAGGCGGTACACATTAATAGAGTAGTAAAACAGAAATTATGAAAGCTTTGAGAAATATTCAGGCTACATCACAAATACTGGTCTTATCAAAAGATTTGAGGGATTGGCGAAGTGAAGGAAAATGCGATCAACAAAATATGAATCTCATGCAGAGACGTATCAGAAAATTCTAAAAGCAGAAAAAATGACACCGGAAAGACTAAAAACATTTCCGGGATTTGAAGAAATTGAAGAAGATGAAGCAAAACATGTTATTGAAACACTTGAATGTTTTTGCGGAATTATTGTAAAACATATATCGAAAAAAGAAAAAGATGAAGAACCTTGATATTTTTAAGCCATTTGCGAAGGAATCGAAAGCACAGTCGATTAATATTGATGGGAAAGCGGTAATCTACACTAGGGTATCAACCAAAGAGCAGGCAGAAAACAATGCCAGTTTAGAAACTCAAAAGAAATATTGCCTAGAATTCGCAAAGCGGAAAAATATTGAAGTTATTGAGTACTTCGGTGGGACATACGAATCTGCCAAAAGTGACGAAAGAAAGCAATTTCAAAAGATGCTGACTTTCGTAAAAAGAAGGAAAGACATATCATACATCATCGTATATTCTTACGATAGATTTTCAAGAACAGGGGCAAATGGAGCCTATATCAGCGATCAATTAAAACAACAAGGTATTGTAACATTTTCTGCCACACAGGAAGTTGATACCATGACCGCAGCAGGTTCTTTTCAGCAAAACCTATATTATATGTTCAGTCAATTCGATAATGAATTGAGAAGAGACAAGTCAGTGTCAGGGATGCGAGAAAAGCTGAGAAAAGGATATTGGATTGGAACCATTCCATTTGGCTATACCAACCTTAATCCGGGCAAAGGAAAAGAACAAGACATTGTTATCAATGAAGAAGGAGAATTGTTAAGACATGCCTTTATATGGAAGGCAAACGAAGACATAACCCACAATGAAATCTCGGACCGATTAGCAAAGAAGGGATTAAAAGTTACGGCTAAGAAATTGAGCGATTTATTTAGAAATCCATTCTATTGTGGTTTAGTCGTAAGCTCTCACATTCCCGGAGAAGTAGTAGAGGGAAAACATGAGGGTTTGGTATCAAAAGAAATATTCCTGAAGATTCACAAACTGTTAAATAAGCGTGGATACGGAGAAAAACGAAATACGGATTGTGAACACCTTCCTTTAAAGCAATTCGTTCGTTCAGCAGATTGCGACACACCTTACACAGGCTATTTGGTTAGAAAGAAAGGTTTATACTACTACAAGAACAACCGTATCGGAGCAAAAGAAAATAGAAGTGCCAAAGTGATGCACGAGAAGTTTACAGATCTTTTGAAGAACTATCAAATTCATGATAAGAAATACATCGCCCCGATGAAGGAGGTCATGTATTATACTTTCAAGGCTGAACATGAAGCTAAAATTCAAGAGACCGCAATACAGCAAAAACAAATTTTAGAATTTACAACCAAGCTAGAAAGATTGGAAGAGCGATACGTTTTTGAGGAAATCTCACAAGGTCAATACGAGAAGTTCAAGCAAAAGCTAGAAGCCGAGAAGTATGAAATTGAGGAAAGTTTGTATAGCAACGGTTTTAATTTATCGAACCTTGAAAAAGCTATTGATTTATCATTGAAATATTCCCTAAAACTCCCTGAATTGTGGGGTTCTGGCAATTTGGAGGTAAAGAGAAGCATTCAAAAAATGGTGTTTCCGGACGGGATTCTGTATGACTTCAAAAATGACGATTATCGAACCACAAGAATAAATTCAATTTTCAGCGTAATCCCTTCATTATCAGTAAAAAATAAGCATAAAAAAAACGGGAATAATACAGATTTCTCTGATTATTCCCGTTTAGTACCTACGGCAGGATTCGAACCTGCGACCTTCGGTTCCGGAGACCGACGCTCTAATCCCCTGAGCTACGTAGGCATTTTCAGGGTGTAAAGGTAATACAAAGTCCCTGCCAAGGCAATCTTTTTTATTTTTTGTTGAGAAAATCTGGCATTCTTGGCATCTTCGCTAAAAGAAAATTTACCCCAATACTGAGGATGCCTGCCTGATAATGGATAAAATTGCCCGATATTTTTACCCATAAACCAGGTTTTATTCTGATTTTGCCTATATGAATCAATTTTTCCGCTTCACACTTTTGGGTGTCTTTGCCTTGCAATTATTTGCCTGCCGCTCAAATGACCCTCAAATTCCTTCTTTTTCCAGTTTGTGGCCCAAAACACAAAGGACATTTCTCGGCCCTGACTACTGGGCCAACCGCTTACAGGACTGGCAGATCAACAATGGAAGGATCGAATGCCTGGTAAGCAGTCCTAACCGGAATGTTTATCTGTTGACCCGGGAACTGAAACCTGACACGGCGGTCTCAGAAATGCGGATTCGCGTGGGTTTTCTAAATTCTTTGGAAAATCCTTCCGGCGAAAATTGGGTAGGGTTTCGGCTGGGTATAAAAGGCAAGTTTGACGATTATCGCGATAATGCGGTCTATGGTACAGGACTGAATATGGGAGTGACAACGCGGGGCGAACTATTTATCGGAGAGCCATCAACTGCTACGGCATCTTCACCGCTGGATTATATGAATGAACTGGAAATCGGGGTAAAACTCAAGCCCGATTCCGGGGGATACCGCGCCATATTTACCGTTTACAATCCCCAGACGGGCAAAATCTGGGAGTCGGTGGAAAAAGACAGTATTGACAAAAATATTCTTTCCGGAGGACTGGCATTGGTCAGTCATTTTGAGGGAATTGCAGACGGCCTGACGCGCCCGAGTGTATGGTTTAAGGACTGGCAGGTTTCTGGAAATGAACTATTGGACCTCCCGCAAAATGCCTACGGCCCGATTATGTTTTCCCATTATACCCTGAGCAAAAATATCATGAAAATGACAGCACAAATGGCCCCTGTCGGAAAAAACGACGATGGGGTCGTGCATCTGGAAGTAAGGGTAGGGGAGGAATGGAAAGCGCTGGCAGAAGCCGCTATTGATCCCATGGCGAGGACGGCAACTTTTCGGGTAGATGAGTGGACGAGTGAGGCCGATATTCCATACAGACTGCGTTATCACCTGCTGACGGGTGATGGTGTCAAAACACCTTTTTACCACGAGGGAACGGTTCGCAAAGACCCTGTGGATGCTGAAACACTCGTTGTCGCAGGGTTTACCGGCAATAATGACCTGGGTTTTCCCAACAAAGACCTGACCGACAATGTATTGCTGCAAAACCCAGATTTTCTGTTTTTTTCCGGTGATCAGATTTATGAGGGAGTAGGAGGATATGGTGTTCAGCGATTTCCATTGGAAAAAGCTACGCTGGACTACCTGCGCAAGTGGTATATATTTGGCTGGACTTATCGAGACCTGCTCAAAGACCGTCCTTCCGTCTGCATGCCTGATGATCACGATGTCTATCATGGCAATATCTGGGGAGCAGGAGGCAAAGCGACCGGGGACGAAGGAAACGACTTTGACAAGCAGGACAGAGGCGGGTATAAAATGCCTGCAGAATGGGTGAAAATGGTGGAAAGAACGCAAACCGCGCATTTGCCCGACCCTTACGATCCTACACCTGTTGAGCAGGGAATTGGCGTGTATTATACCTCGATGGTGTATGGCGGTGTGAGTTTTGCGATTATTGAAGACCGCAAGTTTAAATCCGCACCCAAAGCCCTTTTACCCGAAGCAGAGATCAACAACGGCTGGGCACAAAACCGCAGCTTTGATGCGAAAACCCAAAGCGATGTGCCGGAAGCCAGTCTTCTGGGGCAGCGGCAGCTCGATTTTCTGGAAGCATGGACCGCCGATTGGTCGGGAGGCGCAAAGATGAAATGTGTACTTTCTCAGACCATATTTGCGAATGTTGCCACATTGCCGGAGGAAGAATACCACGACAATGTAGTACCTCGTTTGCGGATTCTGGAACCCGGTGCTTACGCACCCAACGATCGGGCCGTATCTGATATGGATTCCAATGGATGGCCACAGACGGGCCGGAACAAGGCCTTGCGGGTTATTCGCAAAGGTTTTGCTTTTCATCTTGCTGGCGACCAGCATCTGGGAAGTACTATTCAATACGGTGTAGATGAATGGGGGGATGGACCGTATGCCCTTTGTGTGCCTTCTGTTTCCAACGTCTGGCCCAGAAGGTGGTATCCGCAAGAAGGCGGAAAGAACCGAAAGCCAGATGCTCCCAAATATACCGGTGATTTTGAAGATGGCTTTGGTAATAAAATGACGGTGTTTGCCGTCTCTAATCCGGTATTTACGGGCCGCGAACCATCCAATCTTTACGACAGAGCCACGGGCTATGGCATTTTGCGGTTTCAAAAACCCCATCGTAAGATTACCATTGAGTGCTGGCCCCGCGATATAAATCCTACGGAAGCCGGTGCAAAAGAATACGAAGGTTGGCCCATTACGATTCATCAGCTGGATAACTACAGCAGAAAAGCCGCAGCATGGTTGCCAACGGTGAAGGTAAGTGGAATGTTTGAGCCAGTCGTGCAGGTAATCAAAGAAAGTACTGGCGAAGTTGTCTACACATTGCGTATTCAGGGCAATACATTTGAGCCCATGGTGTTTGAATCAGGCCGTTATACCCTTCGGGTCGGAGAGCCGGGAACAGCGAAGCTGAAGGTATTCAACGGCGTGGAGGCGTTGTCTGAAAAGGGAAAAACATCCATTCAGGCAGCGTTCTGATTGTCTCCGAGCTTGTGGAGTTCGTCAGAACTAAAAATCACCTGATTTTGAGGTGAATTGGCGATGGCAATCATAGCTTTGGCGACAGTTTTGCCGGCAATCGCACGGTATTGACGGGCGGGCCCTATCATCAATGGAGAGAAGATATTCATCATAAGTTTGCCAATATCTTCTCCCAATCTTTGCTCTTCCCTTTCTCCCAAAAGTAAAGATGGGCGGAGAATGGCTACCTGCTCAAAAGGATATTTCTGTACTTCTGCCTCAATTTGTCCCTTTACCCGGTTGTAAAAGAAAAAAGACTTCGAATCTGCGCCCATAGCAGTTACAATCAGAAACTTGCCTACTTTATTTTTACTGGCTGCTGCGGCCAGGTATGTGGGAATCTCATAATCCACAAACAGAAAGTCTTCCCTGGAACCTGCTTTCCGTATTGTCGTACCAAGCGAACAATATAACTCATCTCCTTTTATCAGATGGCGAAAAGATTCCGGTTTTTTGAAATCCACTACATGTACAACTACTTTATCAGAAGGAGATTTCATGGCTCTCCTTGAAAAAATATGCAGGGTTTCGTAGCGGTCGTCCTGAATCAATTCCCGCAGTAAATGGCCGCCAATCAATCCGGTTGCACCAAAAATCATCGCTATTTTTCCACTCATTGATAAAATTTTTAAAATTCGGTACGCATCTTGCAATAAAAGAAAATCGGGGCGCTCAAACACGATTTTTCCCCATTCAGACACGAATATTAATAATTCGAAAAAAAGAAGTAACCAAAATAGATAAAATACGGTAAAAGCTTAGTAAGTTACATACTGAAACGGACCAGATCGATGAAATTAAAATCTTTACTTTTCGCCTTAGTATTTTCTCTCTCTCTGCCTGCTTTCGCAGCTGACCAACCTACCCATTCTACGGTAGTAGAGTTTTCCGGCTGGCAGATTGAAACATCCATATATCCCAATCCTTCTACCGGAAGGTTCCATCTGAATATTAAGTCTGATAATTACGATACCTACCAGGTAAAAGTGGTAAATCTCATCGGCAAGACGCTGAT
The Bacteroidia bacterium DNA segment above includes these coding regions:
- a CDS encoding glycosyltransferase, producing the protein MRNVKELLERLNSSLSFEEKYPELQDEAEKVHVLYVAPCMNASGYYRMIAPALELNKTKSHKAIVNQIHKWNFNKKHDEYDTPVDERLIRWADYIVFPAFFTNIQPIIEGIVSINDRIQFVMDIDCHYFNFPDYHPGIKKYPKEQLDKLLENLSKMDAITAPTNGILEAIEDKLEFAFPDADPMFAFVPNLLSNQAYAEVPQINKNNGRTVRIGIITNPSQSEDVKSILPILQEVLKDQNAELFIFGWNGKLKNEYSLGDLPLKFVKPVSFLEYPTKLNKLALDVMLHPMNDHPFNTEGKSFIKYLEAAAFAIPMISSSVFPYSEIIKHGENGMLAKDENEWKEQLQKLITDAQLRTDIGREALKYAWKNWSYNKSTMEIYKELFI
- a CDS encoding Lrp/AsnC family transcriptional regulator, with the protein product MLVINYSISYKALDQFVEYHNDRNEALTDKIKAGVLFTAKEIIRVYGAFLIKANGIMEFTAETLPALKTNNSQLASLVKVSPRTIQRHIIKLQEAGIITNKEFCGSNSGYELLINPKILLARCRKDLLEAEKELQEAKQKDLENQSIKNEGTTNCPHTYTRNNSYNKNNLLIGVDNSIGSSPDQRRTGNQRNRSSLSLTEILSKAGYPTGNILTGNTGEKVAKISKDTGGKVRKRANNEQNWKQQDGSARSTSLNFYAESLWKLAKNLLYRDVFLTEFQENQAKEMLVKWYEPVSDKFLSNVHQNYCERVYLVRDFVAKDPEKRFVQLPYRYFDTNNPSGFTGTKKWLQKHLERKEEVRKKLILHAQIKKYLNNEKKTDSNRKSSLQVYRECETRIGKLGDQSLLHLFHAAVLKPEVIHQIR
- a CDS encoding alkaline phosphatase D family protein; the encoded protein is MNQFFRFTLLGVFALQLFACRSNDPQIPSFSSLWPKTQRTFLGPDYWANRLQDWQINNGRIECLVSSPNRNVYLLTRELKPDTAVSEMRIRVGFLNSLENPSGENWVGFRLGIKGKFDDYRDNAVYGTGLNMGVTTRGELFIGEPSTATASSPLDYMNELEIGVKLKPDSGGYRAIFTVYNPQTGKIWESVEKDSIDKNILSGGLALVSHFEGIADGLTRPSVWFKDWQVSGNELLDLPQNAYGPIMFSHYTLSKNIMKMTAQMAPVGKNDDGVVHLEVRVGEEWKALAEAAIDPMARTATFRVDEWTSEADIPYRLRYHLLTGDGVKTPFYHEGTVRKDPVDAETLVVAGFTGNNDLGFPNKDLTDNVLLQNPDFLFFSGDQIYEGVGGYGVQRFPLEKATLDYLRKWYIFGWTYRDLLKDRPSVCMPDDHDVYHGNIWGAGGKATGDEGNDFDKQDRGGYKMPAEWVKMVERTQTAHLPDPYDPTPVEQGIGVYYTSMVYGGVSFAIIEDRKFKSAPKALLPEAEINNGWAQNRSFDAKTQSDVPEASLLGQRQLDFLEAWTADWSGGAKMKCVLSQTIFANVATLPEEEYHDNVVPRLRILEPGAYAPNDRAVSDMDSNGWPQTGRNKALRVIRKGFAFHLAGDQHLGSTIQYGVDEWGDGPYALCVPSVSNVWPRRWYPQEGGKNRKPDAPKYTGDFEDGFGNKMTVFAVSNPVFTGREPSNLYDRATGYGILRFQKPHRKITIECWPRDINPTEAGAKEYEGWPITIHQLDNYSRKAAAWLPTVKVSGMFEPVVQVIKESTGEVVYTLRIQGNTFEPMVFESGRYTLRVGEPGTAKLKVFNGVEALSEKGKTSIQAAF
- a CDS encoding NAD(P)H-binding protein, which encodes MSGKIAMIFGATGLIGGHLLRELIQDDRYETLHIFSRRAMKSPSDKVVVHVVDFKKPESFRHLIKGDELYCSLGTTIRKAGSREDFLFVDYEIPTYLAAAASKNKVGKFLIVTAMGADSKSFFFYNRVKGQIEAEVQKYPFEQVAILRPSLLLGEREEQRLGEDIGKLMMNIFSPLMIGPARQYRAIAGKTVAKAMIAIANSPQNQVIFSSDELHKLGDNQNAA
- a CDS encoding T9SS type A sorting domain-containing protein, with amino-acid sequence MKLKSLLFALVFSLSLPAFAADQPTHSTVVEFSGWQIETSIYPNPSTGRFHLNIKSDNYDTYQVKVVNLIGKTLIQKEVESNFETEFDLTAYPKGVYFVQIQLDQRQIIKRIVVQ